The Peribacillus simplex genome contains the following window.
AATAAAGCCGGGATGAAGGATAAGTCCATAACGGTGATGGCGTAAAACCCTACAAATGAACCAACCATGAATACGTCGCCATGGGCGAAGTTTATCAGCTTGACGATCCCATATACCATCGTATAGCCAAGCCCAATCAATGCATAAATGCTGCCGAGTGAAATGCCATTTACCAATTGCTGAATCAGTTCCATATTCCACTCTCCCCGATAAGGCGTTATTTAAGTGAATATAGAATAGGGGGTGCCTGCCCCCTATCCACATAAGGTATTATGGATTGATTTTTGTCTTGAATGTTTGTTTGCCATCTACATATTCCAAAATGGTCGCCGATTTGATCGGATCATGATTTTCATCAAGGTTCAGCGTTCCGGAAACTAATTTAAGATCTTTGACTTCTTCCAACGCTTGTCTGATTTTTTCGGGAGAGGCATCTCCAGACCTTTTGATGGCATCTGCCAGGTAGTACCCAGTATCATAGCCAAGTGCTGCAAAAGCATCCGGTGTTTTATTGTATTCCTTTTTGAAGGCTGCAACGAAATCCTGAATTTTTGGATCTTCATCTTCTGGGGAATAGTGATTCGTAATATAGGTATTTTTTAACGCCTCCGCTCCGGCAATTTCAACGACCTTCGGGGAATCCCAGCCGTCTCCGCCCATGAACGGAAGGTCCATCCCGTCCTCACGGGCCTGCTTTAAGATCAATCCGACTTCTTCATAATAACCAGGAAGGAAAACGAACTCTGGTTTTGCGGATTTGATCCTTGTTAATGTAGAGCGGAAATCAGTATCTTTTGTAACATAAGCTTCTTCTGCAACGATTTTACCGCCCTTGGCAGTGAACGCTTCTTTAAAAGCTGCGGCCAATCCTTTAGAATAATCACTTGCGCTGTCCACATAGATCGCAGCCGTCTTCGCCCCTATTTCGTCGGATGCGAAATTGGCTGCAACCGTACCTTGGAATGGATCGATAAAGCAAGTTCTGAACACATAATCATTCAGCTTTCCAGCTTTATTGGTGATGTCGGGATTTGTTGCAGTTGGTGTAAGTAGAGGAACTTTATTATCCTGTGCGACCTGAACCTGTGCCAATGTATTTGTGCTTGTCGCTGATCCGACTACAGCAACAACCTTGTCCTGACTGACTAACTTAATCGAACCGCTTGTAGCTTCTGCTGCATCTGATTTATTATCAACCTTAACGATTTCCAGTTTCTTACCGTCGATGCCCTCTTTATTAATTTCATCGATGGCAAGTTTCAAACCATCTGCGGCCGATTGGCCGAATGATGCCGTACCTCCGGACAATTCAAGGTTGGCCCCAATTTTGATTGTGTCACCCGATTTGGATGAACTCCCGCCTGAACTGCTGGTTTTCAAGTCGCCACCACAGCCTGCGAGCGCCCCTGCAACCAATGAAAGCGATAGAAACACTCCTGCCAGCTTTTTATTCTTCATTTGAAACCCCCTTGTTTTGTATGTTCTTTTAAGCAAAAATGATATCTGAATAAAAAAAATATTCTGAAAATATTTTATCTCATTCTTTCGACCCCGTCTATATGATATGGATAAAAAAGTTATTATAAGGAAATATATGCTTTTTCGACAAAAAAACTGACCCCGTATAGAGTCAGTCAACTTATTATCAATCATTTACACGGCGAACTTCAATGTCTTTTAAAATATCATTGATTACCCAGCTTGCCGCAATTAAGCCCGCTACAGATGGTACGAAAGCATTCGAAGATGGCGGCATTTGGGCTTTACGGATTTTTGCCTCATCATTGCCGACTTCTTTCCGGACATCCTCACGAATGACAATCGGGCTTTCGTCCGAGAAGACTACGGGAATTCCCTTTGTGATGCCTTCTTTACGCAATCTAGTACGAATGACCTTTGCAAGCGGATCTGTATGCGTTTTGGAGATATCGGCAATTTGGAAACGCGTAGGATCCATTTTATTAGCGGCCCCCATGCTTGAAATCACCTTAATATTCCGTTTCAGGCATTCCTTCATCACATGCATCTTATAAATGACCGTATCGGATGCATCAATGACATAATCCAGGCCATAACTGAAGAATTCCTCAAACGTTTCTTCTGTATAGAACATTTTAAGAGCGATCACTTCGCAGTCGGGATTGATGTCTTGAATGCGTTTTTTCATCAATTCCGCTTTCGGTTGACCGACTGTTGATAATAGTGCATGAATCTGCCTGTTTACATTAGTTATGTCGACATCGTCCTTATCCACAAGAATAATACGGCCGACACCCGTGCGTGCCAATGCTTCAGCTGAAAAAGAACCTACGCCTCCCACACCCAGGACAGCAACGGTCGTGTTTTTCAGTATATCGATGCCTTCCTTGCCAATTGCTAATTCATTTCGTGAAAACTGATGCAGCATATATATTCAACTCCAATAAATTCTGTTCTTATTTAGCTTCCCATTTAACAATATATCATAAACATCATTTATGACAAGCGAAATATGAGCAGTCTAATCGGAATTAATGTACTAGGTCATTTTCGATAATTTTTGAAGGATGGTAGCCAGCAGGAGAGTCCGTTCTGTCAGGCTGGGAATATCCAAATACTCCTCATCACTATGTGCATCCCCTCCAATGGGCCCGAGTCCATCCACTGTCGCTATACCCAATTCAGAAGTAAAAGAAGCATCCGATCCTCCACCAGTGGCCATATCCGTGATTTGGATGCCAATTTCCTTCCCAGACTGACGGATCGTCTCTAAAAGCAAGTTCGTTTTCTCGTTCTTTTCCATGGGAGACCGGTCCATTTTCCCGCTTAATACCGTTTTCGTCCCTGGAATATAGGTTTCCGCGCAGATTTTTTTCAATTGATTGAGGATGATGCCTTCTTGCTTTTTTTCAGAGATCCGCACATCCACATAAGCGGCTGCATGGGAAGCGATGGTATTGACAGCAGAACCTCCTTCAATCATGCCGACATTAACGCTGATTCCTTTCTTTGGATCATTCAATTGGTGTAAGGCGATGATCTTATGAGCCAATTCTTCAATTGCACTTCGACCCTTTTCCGGTTCGATCCCTGCATGGGCGGCCACCCCCACTACATCCATCTTAAATTGTCCGCAGCCCCTTCTTTCCGTGACCAGTGAACCATCCGCCCTTGCCGGTTCAAGAATTAACGCGAACTTCTTATCAGCCGCCTTTTCCGATATAAGTGAAGCGGACGACGGAGACCCGATCTCTTCATCACTATTGAAAATGATTTGGACATGCTCATAGCCTGTCTGCCCCGATTGTTTCAAACAAAGGATCGCATAAAAAAGCAAAACCAAACTAGCCTTCATATCAGCAACACCAGGACCGTAAGCCCGATTTCCCTTCACTTTAAAAGGACGTTTTTGGGCTGTCCCTTCAGGAAAAACCGTATCCATATGTGCGACGACAACAATATGCGGCTGATGCGCGTCACGATGCTGGATGACCAGCTGATTTCCATAATTCTGCTGCTCAACCGTATCCACAATAAAATCCAAGCTTTCAAATTTCGTTTTTAAAATTGAACCAATTTCATCAATGCCCTTTTTCGTATGAGAACCACTATCTATATTCACTAGCTGCTCCACTAATTGAAGCATTTCCTTCCTCTTTGCGTTCAATAAATCTTTCAAAGCTCTCACTACTTTCTATCCTTGGCTAATTATTATTTCAATCTTACTATAATTTACGAATCTATATTGCGGAATGTTACTTAAATGGGGATATTTAAGTCGCCTTCGAGAATAATGGAGACTTACTCGAGAGAAATTGGGTTTGGTCATGAGCTTGGGGCGTTTACTCTTGGATTTGGGCACCTTACTCGTGAATTTAGGGCGTTTACTCGTGAGTTTGGGCGCTTTACTCGTGAGTTTGGGCACTTTACTCGTGAGTTTAGGGCGTTTACTCGTGAATTTGGGCACTTTACTCGTGAGTTTGGGCGCTTTACTCGTGAGTTTGGGCGCTTTACTCGTGAATTTAGGGCGTTTACTCGTGAGTTTGGGCACTTTACTCGTGAATTTAGAGCGTTTACTCGTGAGTTTAGGCGCTTTACTCGTGAATTAATCCATCAAGTCTATATACTCTATTTTTATATTGTCCCAAATAGGGCAATTCAAGAGCAGATAGCATTCGTTGCATGATATCAATTGAATCTATTTGTAATAAGAGCCGTGCTTGTTGATTCGTAATTTTGGGCTCTATGAGGAGGGCATAATCACGAAGAGTTTGAATGTGGGCATCCTTGGAGGCGTAAGAACATTGACCACATGACCATTTGCCCCAGTGATATTGCATATGGAGAGCTGAACAATCAGGGCATTGAACGCTATTAAGCAGATCTTTCACATCAATTTGATACGATTCGAGTATATACGGATTATATGGGGTATTTTTTTGCAGCAATGTGTTCGATAGTTTATTGCTCTGCCTTTGGGTCAACTGCGCAGAAGGATACTTTTCTTCAATGGTATGAATCTTGGAGATCAGAGTTTCTTTTCCCGTGATTTTTTTGAAAATGGGGGTAAAACCTGGGGTAGTCCTTATGATGGTATTTGAGTTTGCATTGGCAATGAGCGTTTCAATCGGCAGCGAGGGAAAGTTATGAATTGTGAGCCAATCCATTAAGCAGGATTTTTGCACATCCACTTGTATTAATGGATCCAGATAAGCTTGTTCCTGCCCATCTTTTGTCCGAATCAATTGAGG
Protein-coding sequences here:
- a CDS encoding tRNA threonylcarbamoyladenosine dehydratase, whose amino-acid sequence is MLHQFSRNELAIGKEGIDILKNTTVAVLGVGGVGSFSAEALARTGVGRIILVDKDDVDITNVNRQIHALLSTVGQPKAELMKKRIQDINPDCEVIALKMFYTEETFEEFFSYGLDYVIDASDTVIYKMHVMKECLKRNIKVISSMGAANKMDPTRFQIADISKTHTDPLAKVIRTRLRKEGITKGIPVVFSDESPIVIREDVRKEVGNDEAKIRKAQMPPSSNAFVPSVAGLIAASWVINDILKDIEVRRVND
- a CDS encoding M20 family metallopeptidase, whose protein sequence is MRALKDLLNAKRKEMLQLVEQLVNIDSGSHTKKGIDEIGSILKTKFESLDFIVDTVEQQNYGNQLVIQHRDAHQPHIVVVAHMDTVFPEGTAQKRPFKVKGNRAYGPGVADMKASLVLLFYAILCLKQSGQTGYEHVQIIFNSDEEIGSPSSASLISEKAADKKFALILEPARADGSLVTERRGCGQFKMDVVGVAAHAGIEPEKGRSAIEELAHKIIALHQLNDPKKGISVNVGMIEGGSAVNTIASHAAAYVDVRISEKKQEGIILNQLKKICAETYIPGTKTVLSGKMDRSPMEKNEKTNLLLETIRQSGKEIGIQITDMATGGGSDASFTSELGIATVDGLGPIGGDAHSDEEYLDIPSLTERTLLLATILQKLSKMT
- a CDS encoding NERD domain-containing protein, encoding MLKPCEKPMKMLKLEALSRRLTSNHPKQEQIRNDFRKIRTGFNGERSIGNELKDLPKEYRVLHDLRLSHDGSRYFQMDFLIITRNYCIIIEVKNFAGMLYFDRTYPQLIRTKDGQEQAYLDPLIQVDVQKSCLMDWLTIHNFPSLPIETLIANANSNTIIRTTPGFTPIFKKITGKETLISKIHTIEEKYPSAQLTQRQSNKLSNTLLQKNTPYNPYILESYQIDVKDLLNSVQCPDCSALHMQYHWGKWSCGQCSYASKDAHIQTLRDYALLIEPKITNQQARLLLQIDSIDIMQRMLSALELPYLGQYKNRVYRLDGLIHE
- a CDS encoding ABC transporter substrate-binding protein, which encodes MKNKKLAGVFLSLSLVAGALAGCGGDLKTSSSGGSSSKSGDTIKIGANLELSGGTASFGQSAADGLKLAIDEINKEGIDGKKLEIVKVDNKSDAAEATSGSIKLVSQDKVVAVVGSATSTNTLAQVQVAQDNKVPLLTPTATNPDITNKAGKLNDYVFRTCFIDPFQGTVAANFASDEIGAKTAAIYVDSASDYSKGLAAAFKEAFTAKGGKIVAEEAYVTKDTDFRSTLTRIKSAKPEFVFLPGYYEEVGLILKQAREDGMDLPFMGGDGWDSPKVVEIAGAEALKNTYITNHYSPEDEDPKIQDFVAAFKKEYNKTPDAFAALGYDTGYYLADAIKRSGDASPEKIRQALEEVKDLKLVSGTLNLDENHDPIKSATILEYVDGKQTFKTKINP